A genomic window from Bacteroidia bacterium includes:
- a CDS encoding penicillin acylase family protein, protein MTKVFFVFLCLSIVYDFLYSQTIDTQNIEIIRDEWGIPDIFAKTDAEAAYGQLVLNKEELLKSTSKVYHPE, encoded by the coding sequence ATGACCAAAGTTTTTTTTGTTTTCTTGTGTCTAAGCATTGTTTATGATTTTTTGTATAGCCAAACAATTGATACACAAAATATTGAAATTATTCGGGACGAATGGGGTATTCCAGATATTTTTGCTAAAACAGATGCCGAAGCCGCCTATGGACAACTTGTATTAAATAAAGAAGAACTGCTAAAATCTACCTCCAAGGTGTATCATCCAGAATAA
- a CDS encoding polysaccharide biosynthesis/export family protein: MASLLQSPADKIYSQEKHTTKAPVIKYLHSEEDTNVSFLSRRKIKVDDELAIRFLNMPSELSPEIKGTEAKESYTVDFEGNISLLLIGRVQVAGLTSIEVRQKLEKAYAHYYRDPQIDVRLINQKVFFIGETSQKAFLLQKERTHLIEVLAEAGGIVPTAKPHKIKIIRGSYSNPDIIWVDFTKLSSLDDPTLYMQPGDIVYIQTKALSAFVREIAPLMGIISIANFSLNLYNLIYLMTKRN, translated from the coding sequence ATGGCAAGTTTATTACAATCGCCTGCTGATAAGATATATTCACAAGAAAAGCATACAACTAAGGCACCGGTAATTAAGTATCTTCATTCAGAGGAGGATACAAACGTTTCATTTCTTTCTCGCCGTAAGATAAAGGTTGATGACGAGTTGGCTATTCGCTTTTTAAATATGCCGAGTGAACTTAGCCCAGAAATAAAAGGAACAGAAGCTAAAGAAAGTTATACCGTTGATTTTGAGGGGAATATTAGTTTGCTATTAATTGGAAGGGTTCAGGTAGCAGGGCTAACCTCTATAGAAGTTCGCCAAAAGTTGGAAAAAGCATACGCACATTATTATCGTGACCCGCAGATAGACGTTCGTTTAATAAATCAAAAAGTTTTTTTTATTGGGGAGACTTCCCAAAAAGCGTTTTTACTCCAAAAAGAAAGAACTCATTTAATAGAAGTTTTGGCAGAAGCAGGCGGAATAGTTCCAACGGCTAAGCCCCATAAAATAAAGATTATACGTGGTTCTTATTCTAATCCGGATATTATTTGGGTAGATTTTACCAAGTTAAGCAGTTTAGATGACCCTACGTTGTATATGCAGCCTGGCGATATTGTTTATATTCAAACTAAAGCACTATCAGCTTTTGTGCGCGAAATAGCTCCATTAATGGGAATAATCTCCATAGCTAATTTTTCCCTAAATCTGTATAACTTAATATACTTAATGACCAAACGTAATTAG
- a CDS encoding class A beta-lactamase-related serine hydrolase: MRYLYLIVLLIVSFSTEAQTTAYFAEQTMFGTSKWLDSTLQNLLPEYRAIWQNPKRFKIQIIYTQIDRDEDQTPHLRHYSYQVDTGSYFYPASTVKLPACALALEYIKNLETLGVNKFTEVQHIAQGTCQTSATIDTTTLSYKPSIANYIKKILLVSDNEAYDRLYELLGQQKLNESLWAKGFLSARLLHRLYHLCSTEQNRETNAVIFKQGDSTLCYQPRQKNPNIFRNRFKDFPVSTINPKTKVTSVRTYPVEYHTSISLPDLHKILIAIMLPNCMPDSQRFQISEDDYDFLRKYMGMYPKESLFPNYQDSLRYPSGFMKYFLYGGITSQVDSNVRSFNKVGIAWGFATDVAYIADFNHNVEFMLSATIFADSDGDLNDGNNELYLLALPFLKRLSEVLLLLEQKRFRLHPPDLEPLKSYFK, translated from the coding sequence ATGAGATATTTATATTTAATAGTTCTCTTAATAGTTTCTTTTTCTACTGAAGCTCAAACTACTGCGTACTTTGCAGAGCAAACTATGTTTGGTACTTCAAAATGGCTCGATTCTACTCTTCAAAACTTATTACCGGAATACCGAGCTATTTGGCAAAATCCAAAACGATTTAAAATTCAAATTATTTATACACAAATTGATAGGGACGAAGACCAAACACCTCATTTGCGCCATTATTCTTATCAAGTAGATACGGGTTCATACTTCTATCCGGCAAGTACTGTTAAACTTCCGGCTTGTGCATTAGCCCTTGAATACATTAAGAATTTAGAAACTCTTGGTGTAAATAAGTTTACAGAGGTTCAGCATATCGCTCAAGGTACTTGCCAAACTTCGGCAACCATAGATACTACTACGCTAAGCTACAAGCCTTCTATTGCTAATTATATCAAAAAAATCCTGCTCGTTAGCGATAATGAAGCCTACGACAGACTCTATGAACTGCTTGGTCAGCAAAAATTAAACGAGTCCCTTTGGGCAAAAGGTTTTTTAAGTGCCCGACTTTTACACCGTTTATATCATCTATGCTCTACCGAACAAAATAGAGAAACAAATGCCGTAATTTTTAAACAAGGAGATTCTACTTTATGCTACCAACCAAGACAAAAAAACCCGAATATTTTCAGAAACCGGTTTAAAGACTTTCCGGTTTCTACTATTAATCCCAAAACTAAAGTAACTTCGGTCAGAACTTATCCGGTAGAATATCATACCTCAATAAGTTTACCGGACTTACATAAAATCCTGATAGCTATTATGTTGCCAAATTGTATGCCTGATAGCCAACGATTTCAAATATCAGAAGATGATTATGACTTTCTCCGAAAATATATGGGAATGTATCCCAAGGAATCATTATTTCCAAATTATCAAGACAGCCTAAGGTATCCTTCAGGCTTTATGAAGTATTTTTTATATGGAGGCATTACTTCACAGGTGGATTCAAACGTTCGCTCTTTCAACAAAGTAGGAATTGCTTGGGGATTTGCTACTGACGTTGCCTATATTGCTGATTTTAACCATAATGTAGAATTTATGCTCAGCGCAACAATTTTTGCCGATAGTGACGGAGACCTCAATGACGGTAATAACGAACTTTACTTATTAGCCCTCCCATTTTTAAAAAGACTTTCGGAAGTTTTATTACTGCTTGAACAAAAACGATTTAGGCTACACCCTCCGGATTTAGAACCGCTAAAATCGTATTTTAAATAA
- a CDS encoding polysaccharide biosynthesis tyrosine autokinase, with amino-acid sequence MEGNNQEITKVEEINFTRIATILLRGKWIIISILLTCLLGDFIYLRYTIPKYKASCSINIEADPDQSLFFSNNNNKIQRIDFPDIINSRGIIETTVRELNLFVTYYQEGNVVSSELYKRSPFIVKYDSSAFLLYNTSIIVDFIDENTFKLFVESDPKNPITCSFYKKCNFKGSEFVIERGQIKQKLSGHQFRFKVNTVEQMINWMKQNFSLSWFGKTGTGYVVIFTDPVSERAIDCANKVCEVYLSEELDIKRLSAKQTVDYIDEQLNVIKSNLNQSEQKLSNYELKYNEVQIQARKEQINNELKELNLEIAQIDAKRKILDGLYKYMVEKFSVNPEDSIVFAPNIENVFSQILTASILKLNELLSTKSKLLSKHTHNSPIIQQLNVELVELQQLIYENIQVNYAQIADRKTFVQNRIRLLEQSIFNFPTADQRNISDAKREFTINEGIYNLLLQKRTESSISMAATVSKSRILDRAEVSNVELVSPLQARTIGLSISAGFVASLIVVILRELLRKNISYKSEIEDRLSIPIVGTIIRSSKNNQSTLSVLIDTRSALTESFRHLRSNVFSIIREPKQGYCISTTSTISGEGKSFISINLAALASNTGRKVLLIDFDLRKPRLHLYFNIKNDIGISSVLLGEQTPDAVIKSTGFQNFDMITAGSLPPNPAEVIANEKLKDIINYYREKYDYIFFDTSPVGLVTDALSLLKMSDLSLYVIRSDYSKKTFLNNIETIQNENQLKNLYIVFNYVDMEHEGYGYGYGYNYGYGYGYYIDSDHRPWWKKIIKSK; translated from the coding sequence ATGGAAGGGAATAATCAAGAGATTACTAAGGTAGAGGAAATTAACTTTACTCGGATAGCGACTATTCTGTTACGAGGTAAATGGATTATTATATCTATTCTGCTAACTTGTTTATTGGGGGATTTTATTTACTTGAGATATACGATTCCAAAATATAAGGCATCTTGCAGCATCAATATAGAGGCTGACCCCGACCAAAGTCTGTTTTTTAGCAATAATAATAATAAAATTCAGCGGATTGATTTTCCGGATATCATTAACTCTCGTGGAATTATAGAAACTACAGTACGGGAGCTAAACTTATTTGTTACCTACTATCAGGAAGGGAATGTTGTTAGTTCCGAACTGTATAAACGAAGCCCGTTTATTGTAAAATATGACTCGTCAGCATTTTTGCTGTACAATACTTCCATAATAGTTGATTTTATTGATGAAAATACCTTTAAGTTGTTCGTAGAATCTGATCCTAAAAATCCAATAACCTGTAGTTTTTATAAGAAATGTAACTTTAAAGGAAGTGAGTTTGTTATAGAGCGAGGGCAAATAAAACAAAAACTATCTGGGCATCAATTTAGATTTAAGGTAAATACAGTTGAGCAAATGATTAATTGGATGAAGCAAAACTTTAGCCTTAGTTGGTTTGGTAAAACAGGTACTGGTTATGTTGTTATCTTTACAGATCCTGTTTCAGAACGTGCTATAGATTGCGCCAATAAGGTTTGTGAAGTCTATCTCAGTGAAGAATTGGATATCAAAAGACTCTCTGCAAAACAAACCGTAGATTATATTGATGAACAACTTAATGTAATAAAATCTAATCTAAATCAATCAGAGCAGAAGTTATCTAACTATGAGCTTAAGTATAACGAAGTACAGATACAAGCCAGAAAAGAGCAAATTAATAATGAATTAAAGGAGTTAAACTTAGAAATAGCTCAAATAGATGCTAAAAGAAAAATATTGGATGGCTTATATAAGTACATGGTTGAAAAATTTTCAGTAAACCCTGAGGACTCCATTGTTTTTGCCCCTAACATTGAAAATGTATTTAGCCAAATATTGACTGCAAGTATTTTAAAACTTAACGAGTTATTATCTACTAAATCAAAACTACTCTCTAAGCATACCCATAATAGCCCTATTATTCAACAATTAAACGTTGAACTAGTTGAATTACAGCAACTTATCTATGAGAATATACAAGTTAACTACGCACAAATAGCTGATAGAAAGACATTTGTTCAAAATAGAATTCGCTTATTAGAACAAAGTATTTTTAATTTTCCCACAGCCGATCAACGTAATATTTCAGATGCTAAACGAGAATTTACGATTAATGAGGGGATATATAATTTGTTGCTACAAAAGCGTACTGAATCTTCAATCAGTATGGCAGCTACTGTTTCTAAGAGCAGGATTCTTGATAGGGCCGAGGTGTCTAATGTAGAGTTGGTTTCACCTCTACAAGCACGTACAATCGGACTTTCGATTTCAGCCGGTTTTGTCGCCAGTTTAATAGTTGTTATTCTTCGAGAGCTGTTACGTAAAAATATTTCCTACAAAAGCGAAATTGAAGACAGATTATCTATTCCGATAGTGGGCACAATTATTCGTTCTTCTAAGAATAATCAGTCCACACTTAGTGTGTTAATAGACACTCGTTCAGCATTAACAGAATCGTTTAGGCATCTGCGCTCCAATGTCTTTTCAATTATTAGAGAACCTAAACAAGGATATTGTATCTCTACTACCTCCACGATAAGCGGAGAAGGAAAATCTTTTATTTCTATAAATTTAGCGGCTCTTGCCTCCAATACAGGTAGAAAAGTTTTACTAATAGACTTCGATTTACGTAAACCTCGCTTACATCTGTATTTTAATATAAAGAATGATATTGGAATATCTTCTGTTTTACTTGGTGAACAAACACCAGATGCCGTCATAAAGAGTACAGGCTTTCAAAACTTTGATATGATTACTGCGGGTAGTTTACCACCAAACCCCGCAGAAGTTATTGCTAACGAGAAACTTAAAGACATTATAAATTATTATCGAGAAAAATATGACTATATTTTCTTTGATACTTCGCCGGTTGGTTTAGTAACCGACGCATTAAGCCTACTCAAGATGAGTGATCTCTCCTTATATGTGATACGTTCTGATTACTCTAAGAAAACTTTTTTGAATAATATAGAAACTATTCAAAATGAAAATCAGTTGAAAAACCTTTATATCGTATTTAACTATGTAGATATGGAACACGAAGGTTATGGTTATGGTTATGGTTACAACTATGGTTATGGTTACGGATATTATATTGATTCTGACCATAGGCCGTGGTGGAAAAAAATTATTAAATCAAAATGA
- the gyrB gene encoding DNA topoisomerase (ATP-hydrolyzing) subunit B yields the protein MDKIETVNDQTNLNSNYTASNIQVLEGLEAVRKRPAMYIGDIGVRGLHHLVYEVVDNSIDEAMAGYCTDIFVTIHPDNSITVKDNGRGIPTDIHPKENKSALEVVMTILHAGGKFDKSTYKVSGGLHGVGVSCVNALSSTCIVKVYREGKIHTQTYHGGVPEEPVKQIGETTLRGTETRFWPDTSIFTATEYRFETLASRLRELAYLNKGIKITLVDEREEIKEDNNLFSRFLTKVFYSEGGISEFVKFLDQNRDPLHSPPIYIAGVDESQTTPVEIAIQYNTSYNENIHSYVNNINTHEGGTHVMGFKKALTRTLKSYADKSGLTNKLKFEITGDDFREGLTAIISIKVMEPQFEGQTKTKLGNGEVAGIVESIINKQLAYYLDENPAIAKKIINKVVLAAEARNAAKKAREMVQRKSAMTGGGLPGKLADCSFTDPQLCEVYLVEGDSAGGSAKQGRDRRFQAILPLRGKILNVEKAHPTRIYENEEIKNMVIALGISGIGTNDEPDLSKLRYHKVIIMTDADVDGSHIRTLLLTFFYRYMKFLVEAGHVYIALPPLYLVKKGKEEVYCWNEEERTAAIKRISGGDETKVNVQRYKGLGEMNPEQLWSTTMNPEYRTLQQVSIESAAEADYLFSMLMGDDVPLRRDFIEQNARYARLDV from the coding sequence ATGGACAAAATAGAAACAGTTAATGACCAGACTAATCTAAATTCGAATTACACCGCAAGTAATATTCAGGTTTTAGAAGGTTTAGAGGCCGTTCGGAAACGCCCAGCGATGTATATCGGAGATATTGGCGTTAGAGGGCTACATCACTTAGTTTATGAAGTAGTAGATAACTCCATAGACGAAGCCATGGCCGGCTATTGTACAGACATCTTTGTTACGATACACCCCGACAATTCAATAACTGTTAAAGACAACGGACGCGGAATACCCACAGACATTCACCCCAAAGAAAATAAATCCGCCTTAGAAGTAGTTATGACCATTTTACATGCCGGCGGCAAGTTTGATAAAAGTACCTACAAAGTTTCCGGTGGGCTACACGGAGTAGGGGTATCCTGCGTAAATGCCTTATCATCAACCTGCATCGTGAAAGTCTATCGAGAAGGAAAAATACACACGCAAACTTATCACGGTGGAGTACCCGAAGAACCGGTCAAACAAATTGGAGAAACTACTCTACGCGGTACAGAAACCCGATTCTGGCCTGATACCTCTATCTTTACCGCTACCGAATATCGCTTTGAAACCTTAGCTTCCAGATTGCGAGAACTCGCCTACCTCAATAAAGGTATCAAAATTACCCTCGTTGACGAACGAGAAGAAATTAAAGAAGACAATAACCTATTCTCCAGATTTTTAACAAAAGTATTTTATTCTGAGGGCGGAATATCCGAGTTCGTCAAATTCTTAGACCAAAATAGAGACCCGCTGCATAGCCCCCCAATCTATATTGCCGGCGTAGATGAAAGCCAAACAACACCCGTTGAAATCGCTATCCAATATAACACTTCCTATAACGAAAACATACATTCTTATGTAAACAATATCAACACCCATGAGGGTGGAACCCACGTCATGGGCTTTAAAAAAGCACTTACCAGAACCTTAAAATCCTACGCTGATAAATCCGGCCTAACCAATAAATTAAAGTTTGAAATTACCGGAGATGACTTTCGAGAAGGTCTGACGGCTATCATTTCCATCAAAGTAATGGAACCCCAGTTTGAAGGACAAACCAAAACAAAATTGGGAAATGGAGAAGTAGCTGGCATTGTAGAATCTATTATCAATAAGCAACTTGCATATTATTTAGATGAAAATCCGGCGATAGCTAAAAAAATCATAAACAAGGTAGTTTTGGCAGCGGAAGCGCGAAATGCGGCCAAAAAAGCCCGCGAAATGGTGCAACGAAAAAGTGCCATGACAGGCGGAGGCTTACCCGGAAAATTAGCCGACTGCTCCTTTACCGACCCACAACTTTGTGAAGTCTATCTCGTTGAAGGAGATTCCGCCGGCGGATCCGCAAAACAAGGCCGCGATAGACGATTCCAAGCTATCTTACCCCTACGCGGAAAAATACTAAACGTAGAAAAAGCACACCCTACCAGAATCTACGAAAATGAAGAAATCAAAAATATGGTTATCGCCTTGGGTATCAGCGGAATCGGCACTAATGACGAGCCCGACTTATCCAAACTTCGATACCATAAAGTCATCATTATGACTGATGCTGACGTTGACGGATCACACATCAGAACCCTGTTACTAACATTTTTCTACCGATATATGAAATTTTTAGTAGAAGCCGGGCACGTTTACATCGCTTTACCACCTCTATACTTAGTCAAAAAAGGTAAAGAAGAAGTCTATTGCTGGAACGAAGAAGAGCGTACCGCCGCTATTAAACGTATCAGCGGAGGAGACGAAACCAAAGTTAATGTGCAACGATACAAAGGTCTCGGAGAAATGAACCCCGAACAACTCTGGAGTACCACCATGAACCCAGAATACAGGACACTGCAACAAGTAAGTATCGAAAGTGCCGCCGAAGCTGACTATCTATTCTCGATGCTTATGGGCGATGACGTTCCACTGAGAAGAGATTTTATAGAACAAAATGCCCGTTACGCACGCCTCGATGTCTAA
- a CDS encoding DUF4097 domain-containing protein — protein sequence MPTYIVIALSLLISIPAFAKDITKRIVDFRHTRKEVRQVIFKTLNGKYSISDSPDDYAYVRVTLIVPNEKKLADFEREPNIKQDFTNETLLIEQTNSNFEYLYEISLPEKISLDITSDASPLSIKNLKNDISLKTNHKDVLLENIKSGMITVNSKSSKITVKGCSAAFKFITDNSDMDLNLLDGKLEIIAGKGEIQVNLSGEIPVEITSKSANVTLSIPKYVGYNCNFSSADNILYDFRNVKFEGNISYKLLDGKLNGGGKTLKLTTSRGKITVYNAQ from the coding sequence ATGCCTACCTATATAGTTATCGCTTTATCCCTCCTTATCAGCATACCCGCTTTCGCAAAAGATATTACCAAGCGCATCGTTGATTTTAGACATACCCGCAAAGAAGTAAGGCAAGTCATTTTCAAAACCCTAAACGGAAAATATTCCATTTCAGATTCTCCCGATGATTATGCCTACGTTAGGGTAACGCTGATAGTCCCAAATGAAAAAAAATTAGCAGACTTTGAAAGAGAACCTAACATCAAACAAGATTTCACAAACGAAACCCTGCTGATTGAACAAACTAACAGCAACTTTGAATACCTATACGAAATAAGTTTACCGGAAAAAATATCGTTGGACATCACCTCTGACGCTTCTCCGCTGAGTATCAAAAACTTGAAAAACGATATTTCTCTCAAAACCAATCATAAAGATGTTTTGTTGGAAAATATCAAAAGCGGTATGATTACCGTTAATTCAAAGTCTTCCAAAATTACGGTAAAAGGCTGCTCGGCTGCATTTAAGTTTATCACCGATAATTCTGATATGGACTTAAACCTTTTAGATGGTAAACTCGAAATTATTGCCGGAAAAGGAGAAATTCAAGTGAACCTAAGCGGTGAAATACCGGTAGAAATCACCTCTAAGTCTGCAAACGTTACTCTTTCAATACCTAAATACGTAGGATATAATTGTAATTTTTCCTCAGCAGACAATATCTTATATGACTTTCGAAACGTAAAGTTTGAGGGAAATATCAGCTATAAACTCTTAGACGGTAAGTTAAATGGCGGGGGCAAAACCCTAAAACTAACAACCAGTCGAGGAAAAATAACCGTTTACAACGCACAGTAA